A genomic stretch from Ureibacillus composti includes:
- the guaB gene encoding IMP dehydrogenase: MWDTKFAKEGLTFDDVLLVPAHSEVLPKTVDLSVQLTPKIKLNIPVISAGMDTVTESKMAIAIARQGGIGIIHKNMSIEEQAEEVEKVKRSENGVITNPFFLTPEHQVFDAEHLMGKYRISGVPIVNNEEDQTLVGIITNRDLRFISDYSLKIEDVMTREALITAPVGTTLEEAEKILQQYKIEKLPIVDEEGKLTGLITIKDIEKVIEFPNAAKDSIGRLVVGAAVGVSNDTMPRVEKLVNAQVDIIVIDTAHGHSQGVIDTVRKIRETYPELEIIAGNVATGEATRALYEAGADVVKVGIGPGSICTTRVVAGVGVPQITAIYDCATVAREFGKSIIADGGIKYSGDIVKALAAGGHVVMLGSLLAGTTESPGETEIFQGRRFKVYRGMGSLGAMEQGSKDRYFQEGAKKLVPEGIEGRLPYKGPLSDTVDQLIGGIRAGMGYCGAPNLEYLREKSQFVRMTGAGLRESHPHDVQITKEAPNYSIQ, from the coding sequence ATGTGGGATACGAAATTTGCCAAAGAAGGCTTAACGTTTGATGATGTATTATTGGTACCAGCGCATTCAGAAGTTTTACCAAAAACTGTGGACTTATCAGTTCAATTAACGCCGAAAATTAAGTTAAATATTCCTGTTATTAGTGCGGGTATGGATACAGTAACTGAATCAAAAATGGCAATTGCAATAGCTCGTCAAGGTGGTATAGGTATTATTCACAAAAATATGAGCATCGAAGAGCAAGCCGAAGAAGTTGAAAAAGTTAAGCGTTCAGAAAATGGTGTAATAACGAATCCGTTCTTCTTAACACCTGAACATCAAGTATTTGATGCTGAACATTTAATGGGGAAATATCGCATTTCTGGTGTTCCGATTGTAAATAACGAGGAAGATCAAACTTTAGTAGGTATTATTACAAACCGCGACTTACGTTTTATTTCAGACTATTCTTTAAAAATTGAAGATGTTATGACAAGAGAAGCATTAATTACTGCTCCAGTAGGAACGACATTAGAAGAGGCAGAAAAAATTCTTCAACAATATAAAATTGAAAAGCTTCCAATCGTTGATGAGGAAGGTAAGTTAACGGGTTTAATTACAATTAAGGATATCGAAAAAGTAATTGAATTCCCTAATGCTGCAAAAGATAGTATTGGACGTTTAGTTGTTGGGGCAGCTGTTGGCGTATCAAATGACACAATGCCACGTGTGGAGAAATTAGTTAATGCACAAGTTGATATTATTGTTATTGATACAGCACATGGTCATTCTCAAGGGGTAATTGATACTGTAAGAAAAATTCGTGAGACATACCCTGAGCTAGAAATCATTGCAGGAAATGTTGCAACTGGTGAAGCAACTCGTGCCCTTTATGAAGCTGGGGCAGATGTTGTTAAAGTAGGTATTGGACCTGGTTCTATTTGTACAACACGCGTTGTTGCCGGTGTTGGTGTACCTCAAATTACTGCGATTTACGATTGTGCAACAGTTGCTCGTGAATTTGGTAAGTCAATTATTGCAGACGGTGGAATTAAGTATTCAGGAGATATCGTAAAAGCCCTTGCAGCTGGAGGACATGTTGTAATGCTTGGCTCATTACTTGCTGGTACAACTGAATCACCTGGTGAAACAGAAATCTTCCAAGGACGTCGTTTTAAAGTTTATCGTGGAATGGGATCACTAGGAGCAATGGAGCAAGGTTCAAAAGACCGTTACTTCCAAGAAGGTGCTAAGAAACTTGTTCCAGAAGGTATTGAAGGCCGTCTTCCATATAAAGGGCCTCTATCAGATACAGTGGATCAACTAATTGGTGGTATTCGTGCAGGTATGGGTTACTGCGGTGCTCCTAACTTAGAATATTTACGTGAAAAATCACAGTTTGTTCGAATGACTGGTGCTGGATTACGTGAATCACACCCACACGATGTACAAATTACAAAAGAAGCACCAAACTACTCAATACAATAA
- a CDS encoding D-alanyl-D-alanine carboxypeptidase family protein, producing MKTVRKTSLLSIIMIPILLLSMFVSTPVKTSAETSLGLTVGAAILIDADSGKILYEQNADKSLGIASMTKMMTEYILLDAIKAGKVSWDQEYRVNEYTYKMSQDRALSNVPLRADGTYTIRELYEAMAIYSANAATVAIAETIAGTETEFLKLMNKKAEELGLEGYKFVNTSGLNNADLFGMHPQGTGPQDENVMPARSVAKLAYHLLKDHPEVLDTSSIAKKTFREGTDDEIEMENWNFMLPGLVYEYEGVDGLKTGTTNLAGYCFTGTAERNGTRLIAVVMNAVDSKGAGSYKARFDQTAKLFDYGFGQFSKQEIVPANYVFKGKETIAVTKGKEDEVEIAVKEPISVVVNTNEKDLYKPKLVLEKETLEAEVKKGTVVGKVVLERTEGKDLGFIDGKEYSTDVVTTQTVERAGWLSLFFQGVGNFFGNVWDGITGFVGGLF from the coding sequence GTGAAAACAGTAAGGAAAACATCATTGCTAAGCATCATTATGATTCCGATTCTGTTACTTAGTATGTTTGTTTCAACACCTGTAAAAACAAGTGCAGAAACAAGTTTAGGTTTAACAGTTGGAGCGGCAATCTTAATTGATGCAGATTCAGGGAAAATTTTATACGAACAAAATGCAGATAAATCTTTAGGAATTGCAAGTATGACAAAAATGATGACTGAATATATCCTATTAGATGCAATTAAAGCAGGCAAAGTTTCTTGGGATCAAGAATACCGTGTTAATGAGTATACATATAAGATGTCTCAAGACCGAGCTTTAAGTAATGTACCACTGCGTGCAGACGGTACTTATACAATTCGAGAATTGTATGAAGCAATGGCAATCTACTCAGCTAATGCAGCAACTGTAGCAATTGCAGAAACAATTGCAGGTACAGAAACTGAATTTCTTAAGTTAATGAATAAAAAAGCTGAAGAACTTGGTCTTGAAGGATATAAATTTGTAAACACATCAGGTTTAAATAATGCAGATTTATTTGGTATGCACCCTCAAGGGACTGGCCCACAGGACGAAAACGTAATGCCAGCACGTTCAGTTGCTAAGCTTGCATATCATTTATTAAAAGATCACCCAGAGGTATTAGATACATCAAGTATTGCTAAAAAGACGTTCCGCGAAGGCACAGATGATGAAATTGAAATGGAAAACTGGAACTTCATGTTACCAGGATTAGTGTATGAGTACGAAGGTGTAGACGGCTTAAAAACAGGTACAACAAATTTGGCTGGTTATTGCTTTACTGGTACTGCCGAACGTAACGGTACGCGTTTAATAGCAGTAGTAATGAATGCTGTGGATTCAAAAGGTGCAGGATCTTATAAAGCACGTTTTGATCAAACGGCTAAATTATTTGATTATGGTTTTGGACAGTTTTCTAAGCAAGAAATTGTCCCTGCAAATTATGTATTTAAAGGGAAAGAAACAATCGCTGTAACAAAAGGTAAAGAAGATGAAGTTGAAATTGCAGTTAAGGAGCCAATTTCAGTTGTAGTTAACACAAATGAAAAAGATTTGTATAAGCCTAAATTAGTATTAGAAAAAGAAACACTTGAAGCCGAGGTAAAAAAGGGCACTGTCGTTGGTAAAGTCGTTCTAGAACGAACAGAAGGAAAAGATTTGGGCTTTATCGATGGTAAGGAGTATTCTACTGATGTTGTAACAACTCAAACGGTTGAACGCGCTGGATGGCTCTCACTATTCTTCCAAGGAGTAGGAAACTTCTTTGGTAATGTATGGGATGGTATTACAGGATTTGTTGGCGGCTTATTTTAA